Proteins encoded in a region of the Lemur catta isolate mLemCat1 chromosome 14, mLemCat1.pri, whole genome shotgun sequence genome:
- the VAX1 gene encoding ventral anterior homeobox 1 isoform X2 — protein sequence MFGKPDKMDVRCHSDAEAARVSKNAHKESRESKGAEGNLPAAFLKEPQGAFSASGAAEDCNKSKSNSAADPDYCRRILVRDAKGSIREIILPKGLDLDRPKRTRTSFTAEQLYRLEMEFQRCQYVVGRERTELARQLNLSETQANSEENNE from the exons ATGTTCGGGAAACCAGACAAAATGGACGTTCGATGCCACTCGGACGCCGAGGCTGCCCGGGTCTCGAAGAACGCGCACAAGGAGAGCCGGGAGAGCAAGGGTGCGGAGGGGAACCTCCCAGCCGCCTTTCTCAAGGAGCCACAGGGCGCCTTCTCGGCGTCGGGCGCTGCGGAAGATTGCAACAAAAGTAAATCCAATTCCGCAGCCGACCCGGATTACTGCCGCCGGATCCTGGTCCGAG ATGCCAAAGGGTCCATCCGAGAGATCATCCTGCCCAAGGGCCTGGACCTGGATCGGCCCAAGAGGACGCGCACGTCCTTCACCGCGGAGCAGCTCTACCGGCTGGAGATGGAGTTCCAGCGCTGCCAGTACGTGGTGGGCCGCGAGAGGACCGAGCTCGCCCGGCAGCTCAACCTCTCGGAGACCCAG gcaaatagtgaagaaaataatgaatga
- the VAX1 gene encoding ventral anterior homeobox 1 isoform X1, with protein sequence MFGKPDKMDVRCHSDAEAARVSKNAHKESRESKGAEGNLPAAFLKEPQGAFSASGAAEDCNKSKSNSAADPDYCRRILVRDAKGSIREIILPKGLDLDRPKRTRTSFTAEQLYRLEMEFQRCQYVVGRERTELARQLNLSETQVKVWFQNRRTKQKKDQGKDSELRSVVSETAATCSVLRLLEQGRLLSPPGLPALLPPCATGALGSALRGPSLPALGAGAAAGSAAAAAAAPGPAGATSPHPPAVGGAPGPGPAGPGGLHAGAPTAGHGLFSLPVPSLLGSVASRLSSAPLTMAGSLAGNLQELSARYLSSSAFEPYSRTNNKEGAEKKTLD encoded by the exons ATGTTCGGGAAACCAGACAAAATGGACGTTCGATGCCACTCGGACGCCGAGGCTGCCCGGGTCTCGAAGAACGCGCACAAGGAGAGCCGGGAGAGCAAGGGTGCGGAGGGGAACCTCCCAGCCGCCTTTCTCAAGGAGCCACAGGGCGCCTTCTCGGCGTCGGGCGCTGCGGAAGATTGCAACAAAAGTAAATCCAATTCCGCAGCCGACCCGGATTACTGCCGCCGGATCCTGGTCCGAG ATGCCAAAGGGTCCATCCGAGAGATCATCCTGCCCAAGGGCCTGGACCTGGATCGGCCCAAGAGGACGCGCACGTCCTTCACCGCGGAGCAGCTCTACCGGCTGGAGATGGAGTTCCAGCGCTGCCAGTACGTGGTGGGCCGCGAGAGGACCGAGCTCGCCCGGCAGCTCAACCTCTCGGAGACCCAG GTGAAGGTGTGGTTCCAGAACCGGCGCACCAAGCAGAAGAAGGACCAGGGCAAGGACTCGGAGCTGCGTTCGGTGGTGTCGGAGACCGCGGCCACGTGCAGTGTGCTACGGCTGCTGGAGCAGGGCCGTCTGCTGTCGCCACCCGGCCTGCCCGCCCTGCTGCCGCCTTGCGCCACGGGCGCTCTAGGCTCGGCGCTACGCGGGCCCAGCCTGCCCGCCCTGGGAGCCGGCGCCGCTGCGGGCTcggccgccgccgctgccgccgccccGGGCCCAGCGGGCGCCACGTCTCCGCACCCGCCGGCTGTGGGCGGTGCTCCAGGCCCCGGGCCCGCTGGGCCGGGGGGACTGCACGCAGGCGCGCCGACCGCCGGCCACGGCCTCTTCAGCCTGCCGGTGCCCTCGCTGCTCGGCTCCGTCGCCAGCCGCCTGTCCTCCGCCCCGTTGACAATGGCTGGCTCGCTAGCTGGGAATTTGCAAGAACTCTCCGCCCGATACCTGAGCTCCTCGGCCTTCGAGCCTTACTCCCGGACCAACAATAAAGAAGGGGCCGAGAAAAAAACGCTGGACTGA